In a genomic window of Amycolatopsis japonica:
- a CDS encoding serine/threonine-protein kinase: MKPLNTGEPTGVGRYRVFAALGEGGMGRVLLGTSSDGRLVAIKQVHPGFAHDPGFRERFRREVETSRLVSGAYTAPVMDADPNAPTPWLASLFVPGPALSDAVSAGGPLPPTAVRHLAAGLALALGDIHRAGLIHRDLKPSNVILTGDGPRVIDFGIARAVEGDSELTHTGAVIGSPGFMSPEQAEGKPLTPASDMFSFGALLVMAATGTNPFTGTSTPHTLYNVVHVHPDLRHLAPELRQIVEPCLAKNPADRPSPAWVLERLGPIPPVTSPWPPVVSHLIATQQAEVRRLLNPPPPKRSRRGLYAGLAAAGVVLLVGGVVAAVSLSSDDSPPAAVAPSSPPQPDEPIATPVNQDPLGPDNLRRVDLCKVLNGRDVPGFGKLSTKIDIQFDSCTYSSPAGKWLELAIGGDLVEGEAGGELEGLPLRVKGSDDACAVAVPVSGLPNTKLTVDVNSMSTKDAACSVVKAALTDAVKRIRAGGQERELPAGTLAPLDPCALVGPVTTDRLIGPVVETIREHLHQCRYDAAGSVRLSLVRAYPPVQSKDSYYTGTATLDLGGAKVYLAKKDDGIARSSCSLTWQHRSVSDRDGENVELTVGTSGTKMTADEACEKAKAFAGVLLQKLPKP, from the coding sequence GTGAAGCCGTTGAACACCGGCGAACCCACCGGCGTGGGGCGCTACCGGGTGTTCGCCGCGCTCGGCGAGGGCGGGATGGGCCGGGTGCTGCTGGGGACCTCGTCCGACGGGCGCCTGGTCGCGATCAAACAGGTCCATCCCGGTTTCGCGCACGACCCCGGCTTCCGCGAGCGGTTCCGCCGGGAGGTCGAAACCTCGCGCCTGGTGTCCGGCGCGTACACCGCTCCGGTCATGGACGCCGACCCGAACGCGCCGACACCGTGGCTGGCCTCGTTGTTCGTGCCGGGACCGGCCTTGTCCGATGCCGTCTCCGCGGGCGGTCCCTTGCCTCCGACGGCGGTCCGGCATCTCGCCGCCGGGCTCGCGCTGGCGCTCGGCGACATCCACCGGGCCGGGCTGATCCACCGCGACCTGAAGCCGAGCAACGTCATCCTCACCGGCGACGGTCCCCGGGTGATCGACTTCGGCATCGCCCGCGCCGTCGAAGGCGACTCCGAACTCACGCACACCGGCGCCGTCATCGGTTCGCCCGGGTTCATGTCGCCGGAACAGGCCGAGGGCAAGCCGCTGACCCCGGCGAGCGACATGTTCTCGTTCGGCGCGCTGCTGGTGATGGCCGCGACCGGAACGAATCCCTTCACCGGGACGTCCACCCCGCACACCTTGTACAACGTCGTCCACGTCCACCCCGATCTGCGGCACCTCGCGCCCGAGCTGCGGCAGATCGTCGAGCCGTGCCTGGCGAAGAACCCGGCGGACCGGCCGTCCCCGGCCTGGGTATTGGAGCGGCTGGGCCCGATCCCGCCGGTCACCAGCCCGTGGCCGCCGGTGGTGTCGCACCTCATCGCGACGCAACAGGCCGAGGTGCGGCGGCTGTTGAACCCGCCGCCTCCGAAGCGATCCCGGCGTGGCCTGTACGCGGGGCTCGCCGCGGCCGGCGTCGTGCTGCTCGTCGGTGGCGTCGTCGCGGCGGTCTCCCTGTCTTCGGACGATTCGCCGCCGGCCGCCGTCGCACCGAGTTCGCCGCCGCAACCGGACGAGCCGATCGCCACCCCGGTCAACCAGGACCCGCTCGGCCCGGACAACCTGCGCCGGGTCGACCTGTGCAAGGTCCTGAACGGACGCGACGTGCCCGGGTTCGGCAAGCTCAGCACCAAGATCGACATACAGTTCGATTCGTGCACGTACTCTTCGCCCGCGGGCAAATGGCTGGAGCTCGCGATCGGCGGCGACCTGGTCGAAGGCGAAGCGGGCGGCGAGCTGGAAGGACTTCCATTGCGGGTCAAGGGATCCGACGACGCGTGCGCGGTCGCCGTCCCGGTCTCCGGCCTGCCGAACACGAAGCTCACCGTCGATGTCAACTCGATGTCCACAAAGGACGCCGCGTGTTCGGTGGTGAAGGCGGCGCTCACCGACGCGGTGAAACGGATCCGGGCGGGCGGCCAGGAACGCGAGCTCCCCGCCGGGACGCTGGCGCCGCTGGACCCGTGCGCGCTGGTCGGCCCCGTGACGACGGACCGGCTGATCGGCCCGGTCGTCGAAACGATCCGCGAACATCTGCACCAGTGCCGGTACGACGCGGCGGGCAGTGTCCGGCTGAGCCTCGTGCGGGCGTACCCGCCGGTCCAGTCGAAGGACTCGTACTACACGGGGACCGCCACCCTGGATCTCGGTGGTGCCAAGGTGTACCTGGCGAAGAAGGACGACGGCATCGCCCGCTCCAGCTGCTCGCTGACCTGGCAGCATCGGTCCGTCAGCGACCGCGACGGGGAGAACGTCGAGCTGACCGTCGGGACGAGTGGTACGAAGATGACCGCCGACGAAGCCTGCGAGAAGGCCAAGGCCTTCGCCGGGGTGCTGCTGCAGAAACTTCCGAAACCCTAG
- a CDS encoding serine/threonine-protein kinase, with translation MKPLNPGEPRQIGPYRIIAELGEGGMGRVVLGLAPDGRLVAVKQLHAQFAHDPRFRERFRREVATSRLVSGAYTAAVMDADAEAETPWLASVFVTGPSLKEAVDAAGPLPAESVRLLASGLAAALTEIHRAGLIHRDLKPSNIILTSDGPRVIDFGIARVAEEAQDLTGTGAIIGSPAFMSPEQAGSGQITGASDVFSLGAILVMAATGRGPFTGPTAPQTLYNVVHGAADFSAVPDEIRQLAEPCLAKEPARRPTPEQILDFLGPVPPGAAPWPPAVHARIRQQDNEVRSVLALPLPIWRPPPKKMAPRTKKILFGSLAAVVLLVVAGMVALGLAIAEHAKPENPGVTSLSANDALAAERLRLVDPCKVLAGRFVQEFGTLKPETSPIYPARCKYTGLKGVSFELRLGEGVSTSSVERTERTAEGLPLLRSTISGGCDSVVQLPSDRRLGVVVSHPGREGDPCKAADDVLSAALTRLRTHEVDRAGDPASLLPLDPCAVADPAVLGRTMPNTQPAPRTLRICEWVGGGDTLTVELQRGAYAPEGSPVDLGSGVTGDMREFGGSNCAVTWQHRPLPDREVEHVAVRLLAREGSGSPCDRAKEIAGSIASRLPKP, from the coding sequence GTGAAACCGTTGAACCCCGGCGAACCCCGGCAGATCGGCCCGTACCGGATCATCGCCGAACTCGGCGAAGGCGGGATGGGCCGCGTCGTGCTCGGCCTGGCTCCGGACGGCAGGCTCGTCGCGGTCAAACAGCTGCACGCCCAGTTCGCGCACGACCCGCGCTTCCGTGAGCGGTTCCGGCGCGAGGTCGCCACGTCGCGGCTCGTCTCCGGCGCCTACACGGCCGCGGTGATGGACGCCGACGCGGAAGCGGAAACCCCGTGGCTCGCCTCGGTCTTCGTCACGGGACCGTCCTTGAAGGAGGCCGTGGACGCGGCCGGACCGCTGCCCGCCGAGTCGGTGCGGCTGCTGGCGTCCGGGCTCGCCGCGGCGCTGACCGAGATCCACCGTGCCGGGCTGATCCACCGGGACCTCAAACCCAGCAACATCATCCTGACGAGTGACGGTCCGAGGGTGATCGACTTCGGCATCGCGCGGGTGGCGGAGGAGGCGCAGGACCTCACCGGGACGGGCGCGATCATCGGCTCGCCCGCGTTCATGTCCCCGGAACAGGCGGGCAGCGGGCAGATCACCGGCGCGAGCGACGTGTTCTCCCTCGGCGCGATCCTGGTCATGGCCGCGACCGGCCGCGGCCCGTTCACCGGCCCGACCGCGCCGCAAACGCTGTATAACGTCGTGCACGGCGCGGCGGATTTCAGCGCCGTCCCGGACGAGATCCGGCAGCTCGCCGAACCGTGCCTGGCCAAGGAGCCCGCGCGGAGGCCGACCCCGGAACAGATCCTGGACTTCCTCGGCCCCGTGCCGCCCGGTGCGGCGCCCTGGCCGCCGGCCGTGCACGCGCGGATCCGCCAGCAGGACAACGAGGTGCGTTCAGTGCTGGCGCTGCCGCTGCCGATCTGGCGGCCGCCGCCCAAGAAGATGGCGCCCCGGACGAAGAAGATCCTGTTCGGCTCGCTCGCCGCGGTCGTCCTGCTCGTCGTGGCCGGGATGGTCGCGCTCGGCCTCGCGATCGCCGAGCACGCCAAACCCGAGAATCCCGGGGTCACCTCGCTGTCGGCGAACGATGCGCTCGCCGCGGAACGTCTGCGGCTGGTGGATCCGTGCAAGGTGCTCGCGGGCCGGTTCGTGCAGGAATTCGGCACCCTGAAACCGGAAACGAGCCCGATCTATCCGGCCCGCTGCAAGTACACCGGACTCAAGGGCGTCAGCTTCGAACTGCGGCTCGGCGAAGGGGTGAGCACCAGCAGCGTCGAACGGACGGAGCGCACGGCCGAAGGGCTGCCGTTGCTGCGCAGCACGATCAGCGGCGGCTGCGATTCGGTCGTGCAGCTGCCGTCGGACCGGCGGCTCGGCGTCGTCGTCTCCCATCCGGGGCGGGAGGGCGATCCCTGCAAGGCCGCCGACGACGTGCTGAGCGCCGCGCTCACCCGGCTGCGTACGCACGAGGTCGATCGCGCCGGTGACCCGGCGAGCCTCCTGCCGCTCGACCCGTGCGCGGTCGCCGATCCGGCGGTACTCGGCAGGACCATGCCCAACACGCAGCCCGCCCCGCGGACGTTGCGGATCTGCGAGTGGGTGGGCGGCGGGGACACGCTGACGGTCGAACTGCAGCGAGGCGCCTACGCGCCGGAGGGATCGCCGGTCGACCTCGGCAGCGGTGTCACCGGTGACATGCGAGAGTTCGGCGGCTCGAACTGCGCCGTCACGTGGCAGCATCGGCCGCTGCCGGACCGCGAGGTCGAACACGTCGCCGTCCGGCTCCTGGCGCGCGAGGGGAGCGGAAGCCCTTGCGACCGGGCGAAGGAGATCGCGGGCTCGATCGCGTCCCGCCTGCCGAAACCCTGA
- a CDS encoding TetR/AcrR family transcriptional regulator, protein MARTKQQQREETMEALTATARRLFAEHGYGKVGLETIAQTAGVSKGALYHHFSSKAELFRHVLGVVQHDVGEQIARAADAAPDSWAGLLAGCRAFLAAATDPETQQIMLLDGPSVVGWQDWRELDAESSARHLAEALTGLMTEGVLAKRPVEPLVRLLSGAMNEAAVWLAHSPDPKADLAATMNTLTPMIEALR, encoded by the coding sequence ATGGCCCGCACGAAACAGCAGCAGCGCGAAGAGACGATGGAGGCGTTGACCGCCACCGCCCGGCGGCTGTTCGCCGAGCACGGGTACGGCAAGGTCGGCCTGGAGACCATCGCGCAGACCGCCGGCGTCAGCAAAGGCGCGCTCTACCACCACTTCAGCAGCAAGGCGGAGCTGTTCCGGCACGTACTCGGCGTCGTGCAGCACGACGTCGGCGAGCAGATCGCGCGGGCCGCGGACGCCGCGCCGGACTCGTGGGCCGGACTGCTCGCCGGCTGCCGCGCGTTCCTCGCCGCCGCGACCGATCCGGAGACCCAGCAGATCATGCTGCTGGACGGTCCGTCGGTGGTCGGCTGGCAGGACTGGCGCGAACTGGACGCGGAGTCCTCCGCCCGGCACCTCGCCGAAGCCCTGACCGGCCTGATGACCGAGGGCGTCCTGGCGAAGCGGCCCGTCGAACCGTTGGTACGCCTACTTTCCGGCGCGATGAACGAGGCCGCCGTCTGGCTCGCCCACTCCCCCGACCCGAAGGCCGACCTCGCCGCGACCATGAACACCCTGACCCCGATGATCGAAGCGCTCCGCTAA
- a CDS encoding VOC family protein, which yields MRLTSFYPVLMTEKIAETRDFYRDHFGFELTFEADWYVSLKRGEWELAILAPGHDTIPGGAGKPVQGLLLNFEVEDVDAEHRRLVGEAGLPEALSLRSEEFGQRHFIVADPNGVLIDVIQEIPPTGEFAGQFTDEARPS from the coding sequence ATGCGTCTGACCAGCTTCTATCCCGTTCTCATGACCGAGAAGATCGCCGAGACACGGGACTTCTACCGCGATCACTTCGGCTTCGAGCTCACCTTCGAAGCCGACTGGTACGTCAGCCTGAAACGCGGTGAGTGGGAGCTCGCGATCCTCGCCCCGGGGCACGACACCATTCCCGGCGGAGCGGGCAAACCCGTGCAGGGACTGTTGCTGAACTTCGAGGTCGAAGACGTCGACGCCGAGCACCGGCGGCTGGTCGGGGAGGCCGGGCTGCCCGAGGCGCTTTCCCTGCGCAGCGAGGAGTTCGGGCAGCGGCACTTCATCGTCGCCGACCCCAACGGCGTCCTGATCGACGTGATCCAGGAGATCCCGCCGACCGGGGAGTTCGCCGGGCAGTTCACCGACGAGGCGCGCCCGAGCTGA
- a CDS encoding MFS transporter, translating to MTTARAERAVDRAWPLLAVLGAGLFLVAVDATVLHVALPDLVRQLRPGAAAQVWIVAIYPLTAAPLLLTFGTLGDRYGRRRVLVAGYVVFGIASLGCAFAPNVPVLLGCRALLGCGGAMIMPVTMSLLRELFPDQRRRRTAIAVCSGIAGTGSVFGPILGGVLVEAWGWRATFLLNPPVILAAIVLALRWLPRNPPGRRPWDAVSATLAAGGVLGIAFAVGHPGAWTTAVASGVTGCVLIGLFLRRQRRTDPPLLDLALFRRPGVRAAVGGVLLVMSTLVGLGLLFAQYLQVVLGLSPTAAAGRLLLVLGASAVGSVVTPSLLGRFGNARVRTAGFAVAAVSLLVPAAGPAALTSPVLLGAGLTGLGLGMALALTSSTDTLLSATSADQAGGAAAVEKTGYELGAGFGTTVFGSVAAAVYAGHLTVPAGVPEPARALALSGPAQAEAAASGLTSHSADELLDAAKAACTAGLQVSAAVACGLFLVAVLVSSGAPRR from the coding sequence GTGACCACGGCCCGGGCCGAGCGAGCGGTCGACCGCGCCTGGCCGCTTTTGGCGGTACTCGGCGCCGGGCTCTTCCTCGTGGCGGTCGACGCGACCGTGCTGCACGTCGCGTTGCCCGACCTCGTCCGGCAGCTGCGGCCGGGCGCGGCGGCTCAGGTGTGGATCGTGGCGATCTACCCGCTGACCGCCGCGCCGCTGCTGCTGACGTTCGGCACCCTCGGCGACCGGTACGGGCGGCGGCGCGTACTGGTCGCCGGGTACGTCGTGTTCGGAATCGCGTCGCTCGGCTGCGCGTTCGCGCCGAACGTCCCGGTGCTGCTGGGCTGTCGCGCGCTGCTCGGCTGCGGCGGCGCGATGATCATGCCGGTGACGATGTCGCTGCTCCGCGAACTGTTCCCGGACCAGCGGCGTCGTCGGACGGCGATCGCGGTGTGCAGCGGGATCGCGGGCACCGGATCGGTGTTCGGACCGATCCTCGGCGGCGTGCTCGTCGAGGCGTGGGGCTGGCGGGCCACGTTCCTGCTGAACCCACCGGTGATCCTCGCGGCGATCGTCCTGGCGCTGCGATGGCTTCCCCGGAACCCACCCGGGCGGCGGCCTTGGGACGCGGTCAGTGCGACGCTCGCGGCGGGCGGTGTCCTCGGGATCGCTTTCGCCGTCGGGCATCCGGGTGCCTGGACCACGGCCGTCGCCTCGGGCGTGACCGGATGTGTCCTCATCGGACTGTTCCTGCGCCGCCAGCGCCGGACCGATCCCCCGCTGCTGGACCTCGCCCTGTTCCGGCGGCCCGGCGTGCGGGCCGCGGTCGGCGGGGTGCTGTTGGTGATGAGCACACTCGTCGGGCTCGGCCTGCTGTTCGCCCAATACCTGCAGGTGGTGCTCGGCCTGTCGCCCACGGCGGCGGCGGGCCGGCTGCTTCTCGTATTGGGCGCGTCGGCCGTCGGAAGTGTCGTGACCCCGTCCCTGCTGGGACGCTTCGGCAACGCCCGGGTCCGGACGGCCGGGTTCGCGGTGGCGGCGGTCTCGTTGCTGGTCCCGGCGGCGGGTCCGGCCGCGCTGACTTCGCCGGTGCTGCTGGGTGCCGGGCTGACGGGGCTGGGCCTGGGGATGGCGCTCGCGCTCACGTCGAGCACCGACACCCTGCTCTCGGCGACGTCGGCGGACCAGGCCGGCGGCGCCGCGGCGGTGGAGAAGACCGGCTACGAACTGGGTGCCGGCTTCGGGACGACGGTGTTCGGTTCCGTGGCCGCTGCCGTGTACGCGGGCCATCTGACCGTCCCGGCCGGCGTGCCCGAACCGGCGCGGGCGCTCGCTCTGTCGGGACCGGCTCAAGCGGAGGCGGCCGCATCAGGCCTCACGTCGCATTCAGCCGACGAATTGCTCGACGCCGCGAAAGCCGCCTGCACCGCGGGGCTTCAGGTGTCGGCGGCCGTCGCTTGTGGACTGTTCCTGGTGGCCGTACTCGTCAGCTCGGGCGCGCCTCGTCGGTGA
- a CDS encoding type I polyketide synthase: MRNPSSFDTPTLRRWLLDTVAGHTGVDAARLEADRPLSDYGLSSRQAVGIAADLEDLLGTPLPATLLWESPTIDHLACSLTGGTDPEPEPAGTDRRRTDPIAVVGLGCRWPGADGLDEFWELLRSGRDAVRTAPPGRWSADAAPIVGGFLDDVAGFDADHFGITPREASTMDPQQRMLLEVAWAALEHAGIAPASLRGSRTGVFTGISTHDYGHLTMTGGGVDLWTATGAAGSIAANRLSYVYDLRGPSMAVDTACSSSLVAVHHAVRALRDGEADLALAGGVNLMLLPGPTAAFAAAGLLAANGRCKTFAADADGIARAEGCGVVVLKRLADAEYDGDRVLAVIRSTAVNSDGRSQGMAAPNPVAQQDMLRTAYHGARLDPSTVDYVEAHGTGTLLGDPIEARSLGAVLGKDRPADAPLLIGSVKTNIAHAEAAAGIAGLIKVVLAMTRDELPPQLHFTAPNPHIPFDDLRLKVVTEPTPWPRRSGRATAGVSAFGFGGTNAHVVVEQAPPPEPVPDRGDIRIGLLSARTHDRLTERATQLANWLEATPSLSLADVTHTLARRDNGGPHRAAVVAGDTAELAGLLRAVGSGADPLPAGAVTGTARSTDGPVFVFSGHGSQWPGMGQGLLAAEPAFAAQVDKLHDLFTEHTGRSLRALLTSGDPLSLPETQTAIFGTQIALAAQWEALGVRPAAVVGHSLGSAAAAVVSGVLTPDEAVHLVATRARLLGTIGPGGAMAAVELAPEELDLYPDIELAVESAPGQLTVAGDATVLDLLVAELEAAGLRARRLPVEVAGHSARVDPVLPALREALVELGGRRPTVPWYDTVLADPRELPDFDAGYWAAHLRRPVRFRQAVAAAAADGHRVFLEVSPHPILRGSVARTLEAEGIDDALVTGTLRRGQDEVRALGAAAAELYCAGTRITTADPDDGARLVDVPPMPWRHERHWYTSTEEAPSFATRTPDPEPVRIGGGDRLTEIVAAVMGLRPDRLDAHVPLVELGLDSLMANRIREAVRREFGTEPDSAAVLRGATLADLSRDLAPRENEEPLPSRGRAWDAADRLVLRLWQEHTGTEAAGTHVRLTETAAPDRLAELLAEGLSTELATPVDAAELRRHDTLAAIADVARAVLDTREERGPVHVLSPGEPGVAPLLLFHPGGSTCTVYRPLLERLPTGVPCVGFERVPGVSIEERVEQLLPLVREQRRDRPYRLAGWSFGGALAYGVAARLAEEGEEVEFVALIDTMLPLPEPDLDARASSARRFLRFTGYVEGTYGREVRLGHEELAPLPEEEQIELTMRRVAEAGLLSPGVLRHQRQSFLDTLAAERGTPRHYGGRVVLYRATEQYAAGLAMEPRYSRTDLAAGWADLCPELEIVPVEAHHLSVVDPPHVDVVARHLTGLL; encoded by the coding sequence ACCGACCGTCGCCGGACCGATCCGATCGCCGTCGTCGGCCTCGGCTGCCGCTGGCCGGGCGCGGACGGACTCGACGAGTTCTGGGAGCTGCTGCGCAGTGGCCGGGACGCCGTCCGGACCGCACCGCCGGGCCGGTGGAGCGCCGACGCGGCACCGATCGTCGGCGGATTCCTCGACGACGTGGCCGGGTTCGACGCGGACCACTTCGGCATCACCCCCCGTGAAGCGTCCACAATGGACCCGCAACAGCGGATGCTCCTGGAAGTCGCGTGGGCCGCGCTGGAACACGCCGGGATCGCCCCTGCTTCCCTGCGCGGCAGCCGGACCGGCGTGTTCACCGGGATCTCGACCCACGACTACGGCCACCTCACGATGACGGGCGGCGGCGTGGATCTGTGGACCGCCACCGGCGCGGCCGGGAGCATCGCGGCCAACCGGCTCTCCTACGTCTACGACCTGCGCGGGCCGAGTATGGCGGTGGACACCGCCTGCTCCTCGTCGCTGGTCGCGGTGCACCACGCGGTGCGTGCGCTTCGCGACGGCGAGGCGGATCTGGCCTTGGCGGGCGGGGTGAACCTCATGCTGCTGCCCGGACCGACGGCCGCGTTCGCCGCGGCGGGGCTGCTTGCCGCGAACGGCCGGTGCAAGACGTTCGCCGCGGACGCGGACGGCATCGCGCGTGCCGAGGGCTGCGGTGTCGTCGTGCTCAAACGGCTGGCGGACGCCGAATACGACGGAGACCGGGTGCTGGCGGTGATCCGCTCCACCGCGGTCAACTCCGACGGCCGGTCACAGGGCATGGCGGCGCCGAATCCCGTCGCACAGCAGGACATGCTGCGCACGGCGTACCACGGCGCCCGGCTCGATCCGTCCACTGTGGACTACGTCGAGGCGCACGGCACCGGCACGTTGCTCGGCGACCCGATCGAGGCCCGCTCGCTCGGAGCCGTGCTCGGCAAGGACCGCCCCGCCGACGCACCGCTGCTGATCGGCTCGGTGAAGACGAACATCGCGCATGCCGAGGCGGCCGCGGGGATCGCCGGGCTGATCAAGGTCGTCCTCGCGATGACGCGGGACGAATTGCCGCCTCAGCTGCACTTCACCGCGCCCAACCCGCACATCCCGTTCGACGACCTGCGTCTGAAGGTGGTGACCGAACCGACGCCGTGGCCGCGCCGGTCCGGGCGGGCCACGGCGGGCGTGTCCGCGTTCGGTTTCGGCGGGACCAACGCGCACGTCGTCGTCGAACAGGCGCCGCCGCCGGAGCCGGTCCCGGACCGCGGCGACATCCGCATCGGACTGCTGTCCGCCCGCACCCACGACCGTCTCACCGAACGCGCGACGCAGCTGGCGAACTGGCTGGAAGCCACGCCGTCGCTTTCCCTCGCCGACGTCACCCATACGCTCGCCCGCCGCGACAACGGCGGTCCGCACCGCGCCGCCGTCGTCGCCGGGGACACGGCCGAGCTGGCCGGGCTGCTGCGCGCCGTCGGTTCCGGCGCCGATCCGCTGCCCGCGGGCGCGGTCACCGGCACCGCCCGGAGCACCGACGGCCCGGTGTTCGTGTTCTCCGGTCACGGCTCGCAGTGGCCTGGCATGGGGCAGGGACTGCTGGCCGCCGAACCCGCGTTCGCCGCACAGGTCGACAAGCTCCACGACCTGTTCACCGAGCACACCGGCCGCTCGCTGCGCGCCCTGCTCACCAGCGGGGATCCCTTGTCCCTGCCCGAAACCCAGACGGCCATCTTCGGCACACAGATCGCGCTCGCCGCCCAGTGGGAGGCGCTCGGCGTCCGGCCCGCGGCCGTCGTCGGGCACTCCCTCGGCTCCGCGGCGGCCGCCGTGGTGAGCGGCGTGCTCACCCCCGACGAGGCCGTCCACCTGGTCGCGACCAGAGCCCGGCTCCTGGGCACCATCGGGCCCGGCGGCGCGATGGCGGCGGTCGAACTGGCGCCGGAAGAGCTGGACCTGTACCCGGACATCGAGCTCGCCGTCGAATCCGCGCCGGGGCAGCTGACCGTGGCCGGGGACGCGACCGTGCTCGATCTCCTGGTCGCGGAGCTCGAAGCCGCCGGGCTGCGGGCACGCCGGCTGCCGGTCGAGGTCGCCGGGCATTCCGCCCGTGTCGACCCGGTACTGCCCGCGCTCCGGGAGGCGCTCGTCGAACTGGGCGGCCGTCGTCCGACGGTGCCTTGGTACGACACGGTGCTGGCCGATCCGCGGGAGCTACCGGACTTCGACGCCGGGTACTGGGCCGCGCATCTGCGGCGTCCGGTGCGGTTCCGGCAGGCCGTGGCGGCCGCCGCCGCGGACGGGCACCGCGTGTTCCTCGAAGTGTCGCCGCATCCGATCCTGCGGGGTTCGGTGGCGCGGACGCTCGAAGCCGAGGGGATCGACGACGCGCTCGTCACCGGAACCCTGCGCCGGGGCCAGGACGAGGTTCGCGCACTGGGCGCCGCCGCGGCCGAGCTCTACTGCGCGGGCACCCGGATCACCACCGCCGATCCGGACGACGGGGCCCGGCTGGTCGACGTCCCACCGATGCCGTGGCGGCACGAACGGCACTGGTACACCTCCACTGAGGAAGCACCGTCGTTCGCGACCCGCACGCCGGATCCCGAACCGGTGCGCATCGGCGGAGGCGACCGGCTCACCGAGATCGTCGCCGCCGTGATGGGGCTGCGTCCCGACCGCCTCGACGCCCATGTCCCGCTGGTGGAACTCGGCCTGGATTCCCTGATGGCGAACCGGATCCGCGAGGCCGTCCGCCGGGAGTTCGGCACCGAACCCGACTCCGCGGCCGTGCTCCGGGGCGCCACGCTCGCCGATCTCAGCCGCGATCTCGCGCCCCGCGAGAACGAGGAACCGCTGCCGTCGCGCGGTCGCGCCTGGGACGCGGCGGACCGGCTGGTGCTGCGCCTGTGGCAGGAACACACCGGCACCGAAGCGGCCGGAACGCACGTCCGCCTGACCGAGACGGCCGCGCCGGACCGGCTGGCCGAGTTGCTCGCCGAGGGACTCAGCACGGAACTCGCCACGCCCGTCGACGCCGCCGAACTCCGTCGGCACGACACGCTCGCGGCCATCGCCGACGTCGCCCGCGCGGTCCTCGACACGCGAGAAGAACGAGGGCCGGTGCACGTCCTCTCTCCCGGCGAGCCCGGAGTCGCGCCGCTGCTGCTGTTCCACCCCGGCGGCAGCACGTGCACCGTGTACCGGCCGTTGCTGGAGCGGCTGCCCACCGGAGTGCCGTGCGTCGGGTTCGAACGCGTTCCCGGTGTCAGCATCGAAGAACGGGTCGAGCAGTTGCTGCCGTTGGTGCGGGAACAACGTCGCGACCGGCCGTACCGGCTGGCGGGCTGGTCGTTCGGCGGCGCGCTGGCGTACGGCGTCGCCGCGCGGCTCGCCGAAGAAGGCGAGGAGGTCGAGTTCGTCGCGCTGATCGACACGATGCTCCCGCTTCCGGAGCCGGACCTCGATGCGAGGGCGTCGTCCGCCCGGCGGTTCCTGCGCTTCACCGGATACGTCGAGGGGACCTACGGCCGCGAAGTGCGGCTCGGCCACGAGGAGCTCGCACCGCTGCCCGAAGAGGAGCAGATCGAGCTGACCATGCGGCGGGTCGCCGAAGCGGGCTTGCTCAGCCCCGGCGTCCTCCGGCACCAGCGTCAGTCCTTTTTGGACACATTGGCGGCCGAACGCGGCACGCCCCGTCACTACGGCGGGCGCGTCGTGCTCTACCGGGCGACCGAGCAGTACGCGGCCGGGCTGGCGATGGAACCCCGGTATTCGCGCACGGATCTCGCGGCGGGCTGGGCGGACTTGTGCCCGGAGCTGGAGATCGTGCCGGTCGAGGCACATCACCTGTCGGTGGTCGACCCGCCCCACGTCGATGTCGTGGCGAGGCATCTGACGGGACTCCTGTGA